The following are encoded in a window of Anoplopoma fimbria isolate UVic2021 breed Golden Eagle Sablefish chromosome 3, Afim_UVic_2022, whole genome shotgun sequence genomic DNA:
- the cnn2 gene encoding calponin-2 encodes MSFNKGPSFGLSAEIKNKIAQKYDLQKEDELRVWIEDLTGASIGPDFQKGLKSGVILCNLINHMVPGSVKINNSALNWHQLENLTNFIQAAKKYGLKPHDIFEANDLFENGNMTQVQTTLLALANLAKTRGCHSRVDIGVRYSDKHERMFDEEKMKAGQCVIGLQMGTNKCASQAGMNAYGTRRHLYDPKVQIQPPLDNTTISLQMGTNKGASQAGMTAPGTRRAIYDQKLGTDKCDNSTMSLQMGYSQGANQSGQNFGLGRQIYDAKYCPKAGEVADDQNGAAVARDFLPEFQDEGYQGYQEEEPVYQEDGTDY; translated from the exons TTAACAAGGGTCCTTCTTTCGGATTATCAGCGGAAATCAAAAACAAG ATCGCACAGAAGTATGACCTTCAGAAAGAGGATGAGCTGAGGGTCTGGATTGAAGACCTCACCGGCGCTTCCATCGGCCCCGACTTCCAGAAAGGCCTGAAGAGTGGAGTCATTTTGTGCAA CCTTATCAACCATATGGTCCCAGGCTCTGTGAAAATCAACAATTCAGCGCTGAACTGGCATCAG CTGGAAAACCTGACAAACTTCATCCAAGCTGCCAAAAAGTACGGCCTGAAGCCTCATGATATCTTTGAAGCCAACGACCTGTTTGAGAACGGCAACATGACGCAGGTCCAGACAACACTGCTGGCACTCGCCAACTTG GCCAAGACCCGGGGCTGCCATTCCCGGGTGGACATTGGGGTGAGGTACTCTGACAAGCATGAGAGGATGTTTGAcgaggagaagatgaaggctGGGCAGTGCGTCATCGGCCTACAG ATGGGGACCAACAAGTGCGCCAGTCAGGCAGGTATGAACGCATACGGCACCAGGAGGCACTTGTATGACCCCAAAGTTCAAATCCAGCCCCCCCTTGACAACACCACCATCAGCCTGCAGATGGGAACCAACAAAGGGGCGAGCCAG GCTGGGATGACTGCTCCAGGGACAAGGCGTGCCATTTACGACCAGAAGCTGGGCACAGACAAGTGTGACAACAGCACCATGTCTCTGCAGATGGGCTACAGCCAGGGAGCCAACCAGAGTGGCCAGAACTTTGGCCTGGGTCGGCAGATCTATGACGCCAAGTACTGTCCTAAAGCTGGAGAGGTTGCAGATGATCAAAACGGGGCAGCTGTCGCCCGTGACTTCCTCCCAGAATTCCAAGACGAAGGTTACCAAGGTTACCAGGAAGAAGAGCCGGTGTACCAAGAAGATGGGACAGATTACTAG